The following coding sequences are from one Neurospora crassa OR74A linkage group I, whole genome shotgun sequence window:
- the vad-2 gene encoding VAD-2, which yields MESPEFSAGMRNQGPNGGPPKRKRSIMESSPASTGDNDREERDDGSPETKGGRRLPGVKRACNECRQQKLRCDVVQEPFSSCSRCNRLHLECKIESNFKRVGKRSKHAEMEKEIERLRRAVQSAKSQGFVVDEDDDNNTPGNATHSQLHSPVINSHYSHTRNPSLMGSDEAVSSLLHLKRGGSYAMPRIVRELEDFRITEDDEGVLFNDYFHYYHPFLPFLNPHQTPDQYYQQYPLLYWAIVAVASRRYGHDRSFLTKLSSPLTRLLWTTIGEVPQSYFAVKALCLLCTWPLPTSTSSSDPTHILGGVLMKTATGLGLHRPNHMNDFSRVPIELNKEGLHDRIKTWAVANIVAQAVGTGYGQPATTLYDWTLATRQGDTSPASLGPELEARLQIERFCDKVSKEMYSNASDPRGVAGDEHRAMLMRVYRRDYNELAASVLSKGVSPVVNLHLKAAGLHLRLAGFFDSNNSPNYLDDLMGLWRATTSFLDFILDGDPSCHDHYSYQYRDQYMLKYASNFIQQMLVAAGFSLLKLLRSFFAKIIDFDRGRELFHRTIQAIRTTSVIQNDLYWRLAELMVQIWNGAGRENPNAYRPDGTDPVVDDSLQLKVRCRHSMSLVFDSIWHWREEYQARGRGTLDALKQPTNPDSANESSASSTHLDSTLAPPSHGIPNLGLAAAASNGSITPGGGSTTMGGNQQLMGMNGFDTLDVWDPQHWMLDGLLDFNYTFVPPIEGA from the exons ATGGAGAGCCCCGAGTTCTCGGCTGGTATGCGTAACCAGGGCCCCAATGGTGGTCCCCCAAAGCGCAAGCGCAGCATCATGGAAAGCAGCCCTGCTAGCACAGGAGACAACGACCGTGAAGAGCGCGACGATGGTTCTCCCGAGACCAAGGGTGGCCGCCGGCTGCCCGGTGTCAAGCGCGCCTGCAACGAGTGCCGTCAACAAAAG TTGCGATGCGATGTCGTTCAAGAACCCTTCTCTAGCTGCTCACGATGCAACCGTCTACACCTCGAATGCAAGATCGAATCCAACTTCAAGCGCGTCGGGAAGCGTAGTAAGCATGCCGAGATGGAGAAAGAAATCGAGAGGCTCAGACGCGCGGTGCAAAGCGCAAAATCCCAAGGTTTTGTTgtcgacgaggacgatgacaacaacaccccAGGCAATGCCACGCACTCCCAACTACACTCCCCTGTGATCAACAGCCATTATTCGCACACAAGGAACCCCTCGTTGATGGGCTCCGACGAGGCTGTCTCTTCTCTGCTTCACCTGAAGCGGGGAGGCTCCTATGCCATGCCCAGGATCGTGCGTGAGCTTGAAGACTTCAGGATAACAGAAGATGACGAAGGCGTTTTGTTTAACGACTACTTCCACTATTATCATCCATTCCTCCCATTCCTCAACCCCCATCAGACCCCAGACCAGTACTACCAACAGTATCCTTTGCTTTACTGGGCCATAGTGGCCGTGGCTAGCAGGCGCTATGGCCACGATCGATCATTCTTGACAAAGCTATCCAGCCCTCTGACAAGATTGCTCTGGACTACCATCGGCGAGGTGCCTCAAAGCTACTTTGCTGTCAAGGCGCTGTGCCTCCTCTGCACATGGCCTCTTCCGACCAgcacatcatcatccgacCCGACCCACATTCTGGGTGGTGTCCTGATGAAGACGGCTACCGGTCTGGGCCTTCATCGGCCAAATCACATGAACGACTTCTCAAGGGTGCCTATAGAGCTCAACAAGGAGGGTCTTCATGATAGAATCAAGACGTGGGCCGTCGCCAATATCGTGGCGCAGGCTGTAGGCACAGGCTATGGTCAACCTGCAACAACCTTATACGACTGGACATTGGCTACTCGCCAAGGCGATACAAGTCCTGCTTCGCTAGGCCCAGAGCTCGAGGCTAGACTCCAGATCGAACGCTTTTGCGATAAGGTCTCCAAGGAGATGTACAGCAATGCTAGCGATCCTAGGGGCGTTGCAGGCGATGAGCATCGAGCCATGTTGATGCGCGTTTATCGTCGCGATTATAACGAGCTGGCTGCTTCCGTCTTGTCCAAGGGTGTCTCGCCGGTCGTCAACCTCCATCTCAAGGCTGCTGGCCTCCATCTACGCCTTGCAGGCTTTTTCGATTCCAACAACTCACCCAACTACCTGGATGATCTTATGGGGCTCTGGAGAGCTACGACGAGCTTCCTCGACTTCATCTTGGATGGCGACCCGTCTTGCCACGATCACTATTCTTACCAATACCGCGATCAGTACATGCTCAAGTACGCCTCCAATTTTATCCAGCAGATGCTGGTAGCTGCCGGGTTCTCACTGCTCAAGCTACTGcgctccttcttcgccaAAATTATTGATTTTGATCGCGGACGGGAACTCTTCCACAGAACCATCCAGGCCATCCGGACCACAAGCGTCATACAGAACGATCTTTATTGGAGATTGGCTGAGCTCATGGTCCAGATATGGAATGGCGCTGGTAGGGAGAACCCAAACGCATATCGGCCAGATGGAACCGACCCGGTGGTGGACGACAGTCTACAACTCAAGGTGAGATGTAGACACAGCATGAGTCTGGTATTCGATTCGATTTGGCACTGGAGGGAAGAGTACCAAGCCAGGGGGAGAGGTACACTTGATG CCCTCAAGCAACCCACAAATCCTGATTCAGCTAATGAATCATCAGCCTCTTCGACACATCTCGATAGTACGCTAGCACCGCCCTCTCACGGTATACCGAACCTTGgccttgccgccgccgcctcgaaCGGATCCATCACACCCGGAGGAGGATCAACTACCATGGGTGGAAACCAGCAACTCATGGGCATGAACGGCTTCGATACCCTCGACGTCTGGGATCCCCAACACTGGATGCTCGATGGCCTGCTCGACTTCAACTACACGTTTGTCCCTCCGATAGAAGGCGCTTAG
- the vad-2 gene encoding VAD-2, variant — protein MESPEFSAGMRNQGPNGGPPKRKRSIMESSPASTGDNDREERDDGSPETKGGRRLPGVKRACNECRQQKLRCDVVQEPFSSCSRCNRLHLECKIESNFKRVGKRSKHAEMEKEIERLRRAVQSAKSQGFVVDEDDDNNTPGNATHSQLHSPVINSHYSHTRNPSLMGSDEAVSSLLHLKRGGSYAMPRIVRELEDFRITEDDEGVLFNDYFHYYHPFLPFLNPHQTPDQYYQQYPLLYWAIVAVASRRYGHDRSFLTKLSSPLTRLLWTTIGEVPQSYFAVKALCLLCTWPLPTSTSSSDPTHILGGVLMKTATGLGLHRPNHMNDFSRVPIELNKEGLHDRIKTWAVANIVAQAVGTGYGQPATTLYDWTLATRQGDTSPASLGPELEARLQIERFCDKVSKEMYSNASDPRGVAGDEHRAMLMRVYRRDYNELAASVLSKGVSPVVNLHLKAAGLHLRLAGFFDSNNSPNYLDDLMGLWRATTSFLDFILDGDPSCHDHYSYQYRDQYMLKYASNFIQQMLVAAGFSLLKLLRSFFAKIIDFDRGRELFHRTIQAIRTTSVIQNDLYWRLAELMVQIWNGAGRENPNAYRPDGTDPVVDDSLQLKVRCRHSMSLVFDSIWHWREEYQARGRGTLDASSTHLDSTLAPPSHGIPNLGLAAAASNGSITPGGGSTTMGGNQQLMGMNGFDTLDVWDPQHWMLDGLLDFNYTFVPPIEGA, from the exons ATGGAGAGCCCCGAGTTCTCGGCTGGTATGCGTAACCAGGGCCCCAATGGTGGTCCCCCAAAGCGCAAGCGCAGCATCATGGAAAGCAGCCCTGCTAGCACAGGAGACAACGACCGTGAAGAGCGCGACGATGGTTCTCCCGAGACCAAGGGTGGCCGCCGGCTGCCCGGTGTCAAGCGCGCCTGCAACGAGTGCCGTCAACAAAAG TTGCGATGCGATGTCGTTCAAGAACCCTTCTCTAGCTGCTCACGATGCAACCGTCTACACCTCGAATGCAAGATCGAATCCAACTTCAAGCGCGTCGGGAAGCGTAGTAAGCATGCCGAGATGGAGAAAGAAATCGAGAGGCTCAGACGCGCGGTGCAAAGCGCAAAATCCCAAGGTTTTGTTgtcgacgaggacgatgacaacaacaccccAGGCAATGCCACGCACTCCCAACTACACTCCCCTGTGATCAACAGCCATTATTCGCACACAAGGAACCCCTCGTTGATGGGCTCCGACGAGGCTGTCTCTTCTCTGCTTCACCTGAAGCGGGGAGGCTCCTATGCCATGCCCAGGATCGTGCGTGAGCTTGAAGACTTCAGGATAACAGAAGATGACGAAGGCGTTTTGTTTAACGACTACTTCCACTATTATCATCCATTCCTCCCATTCCTCAACCCCCATCAGACCCCAGACCAGTACTACCAACAGTATCCTTTGCTTTACTGGGCCATAGTGGCCGTGGCTAGCAGGCGCTATGGCCACGATCGATCATTCTTGACAAAGCTATCCAGCCCTCTGACAAGATTGCTCTGGACTACCATCGGCGAGGTGCCTCAAAGCTACTTTGCTGTCAAGGCGCTGTGCCTCCTCTGCACATGGCCTCTTCCGACCAgcacatcatcatccgacCCGACCCACATTCTGGGTGGTGTCCTGATGAAGACGGCTACCGGTCTGGGCCTTCATCGGCCAAATCACATGAACGACTTCTCAAGGGTGCCTATAGAGCTCAACAAGGAGGGTCTTCATGATAGAATCAAGACGTGGGCCGTCGCCAATATCGTGGCGCAGGCTGTAGGCACAGGCTATGGTCAACCTGCAACAACCTTATACGACTGGACATTGGCTACTCGCCAAGGCGATACAAGTCCTGCTTCGCTAGGCCCAGAGCTCGAGGCTAGACTCCAGATCGAACGCTTTTGCGATAAGGTCTCCAAGGAGATGTACAGCAATGCTAGCGATCCTAGGGGCGTTGCAGGCGATGAGCATCGAGCCATGTTGATGCGCGTTTATCGTCGCGATTATAACGAGCTGGCTGCTTCCGTCTTGTCCAAGGGTGTCTCGCCGGTCGTCAACCTCCATCTCAAGGCTGCTGGCCTCCATCTACGCCTTGCAGGCTTTTTCGATTCCAACAACTCACCCAACTACCTGGATGATCTTATGGGGCTCTGGAGAGCTACGACGAGCTTCCTCGACTTCATCTTGGATGGCGACCCGTCTTGCCACGATCACTATTCTTACCAATACCGCGATCAGTACATGCTCAAGTACGCCTCCAATTTTATCCAGCAGATGCTGGTAGCTGCCGGGTTCTCACTGCTCAAGCTACTGcgctccttcttcgccaAAATTATTGATTTTGATCGCGGACGGGAACTCTTCCACAGAACCATCCAGGCCATCCGGACCACAAGCGTCATACAGAACGATCTTTATTGGAGATTGGCTGAGCTCATGGTCCAGATATGGAATGGCGCTGGTAGGGAGAACCCAAACGCATATCGGCCAGATGGAACCGACCCGGTGGTGGACGACAGTCTACAACTCAAGGTGAGATGTAGACACAGCATGAGTCTGGTATTCGATTCGATTTGGCACTGGAGGGAAGAGTACCAAGCCAGGGGGAGAGGTACACTTGATG CCTCTTCGACACATCTCGATAGTACGCTAGCACCGCCCTCTCACGGTATACCGAACCTTGgccttgccgccgccgcctcgaaCGGATCCATCACACCCGGAGGAGGATCAACTACCATGGGTGGAAACCAGCAACTCATGGGCATGAACGGCTTCGATACCCTCGACGTCTGGGATCCCCAACACTGGATGCTCGATGGCCTGCTCGACTTCAACTACACGTTTGTCCCTCCGATAGAAGGCGCTTAG